Proteins co-encoded in one Thermochromatium tepidum ATCC 43061 genomic window:
- a CDS encoding transposase, translating to MTRPRSTLVSLSDTPWYHVVSRCVRRAFLCGEDAHTGKNFDHRRGWIEARIRQLALVFTIDVAAYAVMSNHYHIVLRVDAQRAQALSDDEVLMRWTQLFTGPLLVRRYLDPCTRGELGMAELARVQEWAQLYRARLADLSWFMRVLNEGIARLANQEDQVKGRFWEGRFKSQALLDEQALLAAMAYVDLNPIRAGIAETPEASDYTSVQARLQPQVVEERVQHAIATMQAPTITAADESEVGRHGAEKVVAAQEALAASKASVTLDTNEAAMAELTPAPLLPFDATGREDWAIPFAFEDYIDLIETLGRCVHPKKRGFIPEKTPKLLERLGIDTEAFIEHATSLLKAFGSAIGKPAALVELAARRQAKFLRGMKAANRVFESEAASCRFAIPDFLALSRVPTAVRE from the coding sequence ATGACCCGCCCCCGCTCGACCTTGGTTTCGCTTTCCGACACCCCGTGGTATCACGTGGTCAGCCGCTGTGTGCGGCGTGCTTTCCTCTGCGGTGAGGACGCCCACACGGGCAAGAACTTCGACCACCGCCGCGGGTGGATCGAGGCGCGCATCCGGCAGCTCGCCTTGGTCTTTACCATCGATGTGGCCGCCTATGCGGTGATGAGCAACCACTACCACATCGTGCTCCGGGTCGATGCCCAGCGCGCGCAGGCCCTGAGCGATGACGAGGTGCTCATGCGTTGGACGCAGCTTTTCACCGGCCCGCTGCTGGTGCGGCGGTACCTCGATCCATGCACCCGGGGCGAGTTGGGGATGGCGGAGCTTGCGCGGGTGCAGGAATGGGCGCAGCTCTACCGTGCCCGCTTGGCGGATTTGTCCTGGTTCATGCGGGTGCTCAACGAGGGGATTGCGCGGCTGGCGAACCAGGAGGACCAAGTGAAAGGCCGCTTCTGGGAAGGTCGCTTCAAGAGTCAGGCGCTTCTGGATGAGCAGGCGCTGCTCGCGGCAATGGCCTATGTCGATCTCAATCCGATCCGCGCGGGGATCGCCGAGACGCCGGAAGCCAGCGACTACACCAGCGTGCAAGCGCGCCTGCAGCCGCAGGTGGTGGAAGAGCGCGTCCAGCACGCGATCGCGACGATGCAAGCGCCGACAATCACTGCGGCCGATGAAAGCGAGGTCGGCAGGCACGGCGCGGAAAAAGTCGTGGCGGCTCAGGAAGCGCTTGCGGCGAGCAAGGCTTCCGTCACCCTCGACACGAACGAAGCGGCGATGGCAGAACTGACGCCGGCCCCCTTGCTTCCTTTCGATGCGACAGGGCGCGAAGATTGGGCGATACCCTTCGCCTTCGAGGATTACATTGACCTCATCGAAACACTCGGTCGATGCGTGCACCCCAAGAAGCGCGGCTTCATTCCCGAGAAGACGCCGAAACTCCTGGAGCGCCTGGGCATCGACACGGAGGCGTTCATCGAACATGCCACGAGCTTGCTGAAGGCATTCGGCAGCGCCATCGGCAAGCCGGCGGCATTGGTCGAGCTTGCCGCCCGGCGGCAGGCGAAGTTCCTGCGTGGGATGAAAGCGGCCAATCGGGTGTTCGAGAGTGAAGCGGCGTCGTGTCGTTTTGCGATTCCCGATTTTCTTGCCTTGTCAAGGGTGCCGACGGCTGTGCGAGAATGA
- a CDS encoding DUF2442 domain-containing protein encodes MIRVTSVAVEPNFHLALTFSNGEKRRFDMRPYLHLPIYRCLQNPAFFALARVDYGTVVWPGEIDIAPETLYELSFEHAT; translated from the coding sequence ATGATCAGGGTGACTTCCGTTGCAGTTGAGCCAAACTTTCATCTAGCGCTGACATTTTCCAACGGCGAGAAGCGGCGATTCGATATGCGTCCTTACCTGCATTTACCCATTTATCGCTGCCTGCAAAATCCGGCGTTCTTTGCGTTGGCGCGGGTTGATTACGGCACTGTTGTGTGGCCGGGTGAAATCGATATTGCCCCCGAGACGCTCTACGAGCTTTCCTTCGAACACGCCACCTGA
- a CDS encoding ABC transporter ATP-binding protein, whose translation MPEDRHGPALELQGLGKCYRLYDRPQDRLKQSLADGLNALANRARARLGYPPRPARHYARPFWALRGVDLQVARGETLGIIGRNGSGKSTLLQLVAGTLKPSEGHLRTHGRVAALLELGSGFNPEFSGRENVYLNAAILGLQRHQIQDRFEAIESFAGIGEFIDQPVKNYSSGMVVRLAFAVSVCVDPDILIVDEALAVGDAAFQFKCLQRIRELTERGTTLLFVSHDLGMVKTFCHRALYLEQGQVKAIGDPEAIATQYLQDIRARQRAELEADAPPITCRPALGPSDKAAAFGDGSAEILSAHLGDSEAARGLYEVGRPVELEVEYRLTEPRDSAATADRDTYLAVVIQNTKLLELGGQRFRLPPARAGRVRVRWINRLAPGEYFISLRLERRIGQDVYLPQVVQIAALGLTSTWDERAFLGIMDPEMRLVTDADHCTAGDS comes from the coding sequence ATGCCCGAGGACCGCCACGGCCCCGCCCTGGAACTCCAGGGGCTGGGTAAATGCTATCGCCTCTATGACCGCCCCCAGGATCGACTCAAGCAGTCTCTGGCCGATGGGCTCAATGCCTTGGCCAACCGTGCCCGCGCCCGCCTCGGCTACCCGCCCCGCCCCGCCCGGCATTACGCCCGTCCGTTCTGGGCCCTGCGCGGGGTGGACCTGCAGGTCGCCCGCGGCGAGACGCTCGGGATCATCGGACGCAACGGCTCGGGCAAATCCACCCTGCTGCAACTGGTCGCCGGCACACTCAAACCCTCCGAAGGCCATCTCCGCACCCACGGACGCGTCGCCGCACTGCTCGAATTGGGCAGCGGCTTCAACCCCGAGTTTAGCGGACGCGAGAACGTCTATCTCAATGCCGCCATCCTCGGTCTGCAACGCCACCAGATCCAGGACCGCTTCGAGGCGATTGAGTCCTTCGCCGGGATCGGCGAGTTCATCGACCAGCCGGTCAAGAATTACTCCAGTGGCATGGTGGTGCGGCTCGCCTTTGCCGTCTCGGTCTGCGTCGACCCTGACATCCTGATCGTCGACGAGGCGCTCGCGGTCGGGGATGCCGCCTTCCAGTTCAAATGTCTGCAACGGATCCGCGAACTGACCGAACGCGGCACCACCCTGCTGTTTGTCTCGCACGACCTGGGCATGGTCAAGACCTTCTGCCATCGCGCCCTCTATCTGGAACAGGGCCAGGTCAAGGCGATCGGCGACCCGGAGGCCATCGCCACCCAGTACCTGCAAGACATCCGCGCCCGTCAACGCGCCGAGCTGGAGGCCGACGCCCCACCGATCACCTGCCGACCCGCACTCGGCCCCAGCGACAAGGCCGCGGCCTTCGGCGACGGCAGCGCCGAGATCCTCAGCGCCCATCTCGGCGACAGTGAGGCGGCGCGCGGACTGTATGAGGTTGGCAGACCGGTCGAGTTAGAAGTGGAGTATCGGCTCACCGAACCCCGAGACAGCGCCGCGACCGCGGATCGGGACACCTATCTGGCCGTCGTCATCCAGAACACCAAGCTGCTTGAGCTCGGCGGACAACGCTTCCGCCTGCCGCCCGCGCGCGCAGGCCGGGTGCGGGTGCGCTGGATCAATCGCCTGGCCCCCGGCGAATATTTCATCAGCCTGCGTCTGGAGCGGCGCATCGGCCAGGACGTCTATCTGCCCCAGGTGGTCCAGATCGCCGCCCTGGGCCTGACTAGCACCTGGGACGAACGCGCCTTCCTGGGTATCATGGACCCTGAGATGAGACTCGTGACCGATGCGGATCATTGCACTGCTGGCGATTCGTAA
- a CDS encoding FitA-like ribbon-helix-helix domain-containing protein — MATLTIRQLDDDLKAALRVQAARHGRSMEAEVRAILRQALAQPQPATGLGQRLVGRFASAAAEIDIPPRSLPRTALDWTETR; from the coding sequence ATGGCCACGCTCACCATCCGCCAGTTGGATGACGATCTGAAAGCCGCGCTGCGCGTGCAAGCCGCGCGCCACGGCCGCTCGATGGAAGCGGAGGTGCGCGCCATCTTGCGCCAGGCCCTGGCCCAGCCGCAGCCGGCCACAGGGCTGGGACAGCGGCTGGTGGGCCGCTTTGCCTCGGCGGCGGCCGAGATCGATATCCCGCCGCGGTCATTGCCGCGCACTGCGCTCGACTGGACAGAAACGCGATGA
- a CDS encoding DUF4160 domain-containing protein — protein sequence MPTISMFYGLVIRMFYMDSQQHHLPHLHVEYRGGEVVVSIPDGELIEGELPLKKLRILQAWIAIHEEELMADWALAAKGEPIFKIEPLR from the coding sequence ATGCCCACCATCAGCATGTTTTACGGTTTGGTTATCCGCATGTTTTACATGGACAGCCAGCAGCATCACTTGCCACACTTGCACGTGGAGTATCGGGGGGGCGAGGTGGTTGTTTCGATTCCAGACGGGGAACTCATTGAAGGTGAATTGCCCCTTAAGAAACTGCGCATTCTTCAAGCCTGGATAGCGATCCATGAGGAGGAACTGATGGCTGATTGGGCCTTGGCCGCAAAGGGCGAGCCAATTTTCAAAATCGAGCCGTTGCGCTGA
- a CDS encoding class I SAM-dependent methyltransferase, which yields MPTFLHVGCGAKHKDQTTRGFNTPEWHELRLDIDPSVAPDVVGTMTDMAEVADASVDAIFSSHNLEHLEAHEVPVALQEFRRVLKPDGFAVITCPDLQSVCALVAEGKLLEPCYTAPAGPIAPIDILYGHRPALARGNRYMAHRCGFTQAVLTHTLLAVGFTHVAALRRGVAPYFDLWALASKGPMEEAALRALAAQHFPLAAPERAADAS from the coding sequence GTGCCCACCTTCCTCCACGTCGGCTGCGGCGCCAAGCACAAAGACCAGACCACACGCGGCTTCAACACCCCCGAGTGGCACGAACTGCGCCTGGACATCGACCCGAGTGTGGCCCCGGATGTCGTAGGCACCATGACCGACATGGCGGAAGTGGCAGATGCTTCGGTGGATGCCATCTTCTCCAGTCACAACCTCGAGCACCTGGAAGCGCACGAAGTGCCCGTGGCGCTCCAGGAGTTCCGGCGCGTCTTGAAGCCCGACGGCTTTGCCGTCATCACCTGCCCCGATCTGCAATCGGTCTGCGCGCTGGTGGCTGAGGGTAAGCTCCTGGAGCCCTGCTACACGGCACCTGCCGGACCGATCGCCCCGATCGACATCCTCTACGGCCATCGCCCCGCCTTGGCCCGCGGCAACCGCTACATGGCGCACCGCTGCGGGTTTACCCAGGCGGTGCTCACCCACACGCTCCTTGCCGTCGGTTTTACCCACGTTGCCGCGCTGCGTCGCGGCGTTGCCCCCTACTTCGATCTCTGGGCGCTTGCCAGCAAGGGGCCGATGGAGGAGGCAGCACTGCGCGCGCTGGCGGCTCAGCACTTTCCGCTCGCCGCGCCTGAGCGCGCAGCGGACGCCTCTTGA
- a CDS encoding beta strand repeat-containing protein: MPTAEQYQAKVSAYFLVTLGRPASSDELAAYSQVLADNNGSVWKPSGASLVSYLTPLLEAATAGKNNGQIVTEMFERMTGSQPSMDLYNYYVGLLNQGIIKLKGLANAMLNDLKLMPNVDGGFDQPANWPIDLSGQLTSAQRDAMIAKTGVAVEFTKQLDTVDENNAFKNDPSLAVQLLAGVTDDTTGQAAKDQIDETIQDIVSGGSAGQTFTLTAASGQVEEGTALSFTVKAAQKVDADTTFTVTITGDDNGGTLSKASAADFPADVVSSVTIKAGSDSATFDLTPVANDGTEGLEGFRVTLLDSSNKTVANSGVVAIKDGETDTTAPVVDANQAFTYDENQAEGFVVGTVKASDVGVGGAAGTIATFEIVGGNDDGFFAIDKDGKITLTEAGADKTKAANDFETTPNTFTLKVRAIDAAGNKSADTDVTLTVTDVDDIGPKFVSAAASGTTVKINFDEALKVVALSNPSALFTVTQGGASYSINTATISGNTVTLTLASALGSGDTYIAYDGTVLEDALGNKADKIDSTKATSTDTTPPTLTSSNPADNATDFAANANLTLTFNEAVKLGIGTITLVNISDATDNRVINTQDATQVSVSGNTVTINPTADLKAGTSYAVNVSATAILDEDGNAFAGISDNATLNFTTKSSTSGQTLTTGVDNITGTSAGETFDASLAVTSAGQLNTLGNADAVDGGDGTDTLFVQHINTAATTVTPTSVKNIEVLQLDLSNIAAAFTLDLANGDNQLTTIKSGNNTAAGATATVQNVQGVPTTVELSNTDQDFTLTNASSKMSGTSDAVTLKLSSVTGGTVTLQPSAAGSGYETITVDSQGTVANVLTSLTDGAGNSLAKVVVTGSQNLTLPLGDTTVTEVDASAFTGKLTNLQVAAGNTQNMKITGGSKDDVIDMNGTYTANDTINGGDDTDRLVLKNTEATGATTVQSNVSNIEVIGLSDGLNGTVTVSNFGATGLRFGADMAGAGTVSYAAGTNSLDLQGNDSGGNNLTVNVAGTATNDVLNVTLGSSGAGNTFGGGNVTINGAETVNLLVQGGAGSFGGTFTITDTAATQALVITGSQNITFTGAVRADSIDASGMTGAATLTLTGGTSTTATSITGTANGDTLNGSTAGDIINGGDGNDTIANVVTGNPATAGDVLTGGAGFDTFILRGAAASNNLPGLYNNVAYITDFTVGSTATTTDILQLSAAIGNYFGGTAFFGGVAADAAGATTVMNVAQNAGAAGIVTGTDLIKLTTGVATAGLTAQQAFNAAIGTATVTGLVAAGDDIFVMFYDTTNSRAVVGLVDSGVNTTVETTDTITIIGSISMSASDYAAFNNNNLAIIAA, from the coding sequence ATGCCAACTGCCGAGCAATATCAAGCCAAGGTCTCTGCCTATTTCCTGGTCACCCTGGGTCGTCCGGCCAGCTCCGATGAGCTGGCGGCCTACAGCCAGGTCCTGGCCGACAACAACGGCAGCGTCTGGAAGCCTTCTGGGGCGAGCCTGGTCAGCTATCTGACCCCGTTGCTTGAGGCCGCGACCGCCGGTAAGAACAACGGCCAGATCGTCACCGAGATGTTCGAGCGCATGACCGGCTCTCAGCCCTCGATGGATCTCTACAACTACTATGTCGGCCTGCTCAATCAGGGCATAATCAAGCTTAAGGGCCTGGCCAATGCCATGCTCAATGACCTCAAGCTCATGCCCAATGTCGATGGCGGGTTCGATCAGCCGGCCAACTGGCCCATCGATCTGAGCGGTCAACTGACGTCCGCGCAGCGTGACGCCATGATCGCCAAGACCGGTGTGGCCGTCGAGTTTACCAAGCAACTCGATACGGTGGACGAAAACAACGCCTTCAAGAACGACCCGAGCCTGGCGGTTCAGTTGCTTGCCGGCGTGACGGATGACACAACAGGCCAGGCGGCCAAGGATCAGATCGACGAGACCATCCAGGATATCGTGAGCGGCGGGAGCGCGGGCCAGACCTTCACCCTCACTGCCGCTTCGGGCCAGGTCGAAGAAGGCACGGCGCTCAGCTTCACGGTCAAGGCCGCGCAAAAAGTCGATGCCGACACCACCTTTACCGTCACCATCACGGGCGACGACAACGGCGGCACGCTGAGCAAGGCCAGCGCGGCGGACTTCCCCGCCGATGTCGTCTCCAGCGTCACCATCAAGGCCGGCAGCGACAGCGCCACCTTCGACCTCACCCCGGTGGCCAACGATGGCACCGAAGGGCTCGAAGGCTTCAGGGTCACCCTGCTCGACAGCTCGAACAAGACGGTGGCCAACAGCGGCGTGGTCGCCATCAAAGATGGGGAGACCGACACCACCGCGCCCGTTGTGGATGCCAACCAGGCCTTTACCTACGACGAAAACCAGGCCGAGGGCTTCGTCGTGGGCACCGTCAAGGCCAGCGACGTCGGTGTCGGCGGCGCTGCTGGCACCATCGCCACCTTCGAGATCGTCGGCGGTAACGACGACGGCTTCTTTGCCATCGACAAAGACGGCAAGATCACCCTGACGGAGGCCGGTGCGGACAAGACCAAGGCCGCCAACGACTTCGAGACCACGCCCAACACCTTCACCCTCAAGGTGCGCGCCATCGACGCGGCTGGCAACAAGTCCGCCGACACCGACGTCACCCTCACTGTGACCGACGTCGACGACATCGGGCCCAAGTTCGTCAGCGCCGCGGCCTCGGGCACCACGGTCAAGATCAACTTCGACGAAGCGCTCAAGGTCGTGGCCCTGTCCAACCCCTCGGCGCTCTTTACCGTCACCCAGGGCGGCGCCAGCTACTCCATCAACACCGCGACCATCTCGGGCAACACCGTCACGCTCACCCTCGCCTCGGCGCTGGGCTCGGGCGATACCTACATCGCCTATGATGGCACCGTGCTCGAAGACGCGCTGGGCAACAAGGCCGACAAGATCGACTCCACCAAAGCCACCTCCACCGACACCACCCCGCCCACGCTCACGAGCAGCAACCCGGCGGATAACGCGACCGACTTTGCGGCCAACGCCAACCTGACGCTGACCTTCAACGAAGCCGTCAAGCTCGGCATCGGCACCATCACCCTGGTCAACATCAGCGACGCCACCGACAACCGCGTCATCAACACCCAAGACGCGACCCAAGTCAGCGTCAGCGGCAACACCGTCACCATCAACCCCACCGCTGACCTCAAGGCCGGCACCAGCTACGCGGTCAACGTCAGCGCCACCGCCATTTTGGACGAGGACGGCAACGCCTTTGCGGGCATCAGCGACAACGCCACGCTGAACTTCACCACCAAGTCATCCACGTCGGGCCAGACCTTAACTACCGGTGTGGACAACATCACCGGTACCTCGGCCGGCGAAACCTTCGACGCAAGCCTCGCTGTCACCTCAGCGGGCCAACTCAACACCCTGGGCAACGCCGATGCCGTCGATGGCGGCGATGGCACCGACACGCTGTTCGTGCAGCACATCAACACTGCTGCTACTACCGTCACACCGACCTCGGTGAAGAACATCGAAGTGCTGCAGCTCGACCTGAGCAATATTGCTGCTGCCTTCACGCTCGATCTCGCCAATGGCGACAACCAGCTCACCACCATCAAGTCGGGCAACAACACGGCCGCGGGCGCGACCGCGACTGTGCAAAACGTCCAGGGCGTGCCGACCACGGTGGAGCTCTCCAACACGGACCAGGACTTCACGCTGACCAATGCGTCCAGCAAGATGTCGGGCACGTCGGACGCCGTGACCCTCAAGCTCAGCTCGGTCACGGGGGGCACGGTCACCCTGCAGCCGTCGGCGGCGGGCAGCGGCTATGAGACCATCACCGTGGATTCGCAAGGCACGGTGGCCAACGTGCTGACCAGCCTTACCGATGGCGCTGGTAACTCGCTGGCCAAGGTTGTGGTTACCGGCAGCCAGAATCTGACCCTGCCGCTGGGCGACACCACGGTGACCGAGGTCGATGCCAGCGCCTTCACCGGCAAGCTGACCAACCTGCAAGTCGCTGCAGGCAATACGCAGAACATGAAGATCACCGGCGGCTCCAAGGACGACGTGATCGACATGAACGGCACCTACACCGCCAACGATACCATCAACGGCGGCGACGATACCGACCGCCTGGTGCTCAAAAACACTGAAGCCACCGGCGCGACGACGGTTCAGAGCAATGTGTCGAATATCGAAGTCATTGGTTTGTCCGATGGCCTCAACGGCACGGTGACCGTCAGCAACTTCGGTGCGACCGGGCTGCGGTTTGGGGCGGATATGGCTGGTGCCGGTACCGTGAGCTACGCGGCTGGCACGAACAGCTTGGATTTGCAGGGCAACGACTCCGGCGGCAATAACCTGACCGTCAACGTCGCGGGCACGGCCACCAACGACGTCCTCAATGTCACCTTGGGTTCGAGTGGCGCCGGCAACACCTTTGGCGGCGGTAACGTCACCATCAACGGCGCCGAGACCGTTAACCTGCTGGTGCAAGGCGGCGCGGGTTCCTTTGGCGGCACCTTCACCATCACCGACACCGCGGCCACTCAAGCGCTGGTGATCACCGGTAGCCAAAATATCACCTTCACTGGCGCGGTGCGCGCCGACAGCATCGACGCCTCGGGCATGACCGGCGCGGCGACGCTGACCTTGACCGGCGGCACAAGCACGACCGCGACCAGCATCACCGGCACGGCCAATGGTGACACGCTCAACGGCTCCACCGCTGGCGACATCATCAACGGCGGCGACGGGAATGACACGATCGCCAACGTGGTGACGGGCAACCCTGCCACCGCTGGCGACGTGCTGACCGGTGGTGCGGGTTTCGACACCTTCATCCTGCGGGGCGCCGCTGCCTCTAATAATCTGCCGGGGTTGTACAACAATGTGGCCTATATCACCGACTTCACCGTCGGCAGCACGGCGACGACGACGGATATTCTGCAACTGTCGGCAGCCATCGGTAACTACTTTGGTGGTACCGCATTCTTTGGTGGAGTAGCCGCTGACGCAGCGGGTGCCACCACGGTCATGAATGTCGCCCAAAACGCCGGCGCGGCGGGCATCGTGACCGGCACCGACCTCATCAAGCTGACGACGGGCGTTGCGACGGCAGGCTTGACGGCGCAGCAAGCCTTCAACGCCGCGATCGGGACAGCGACGGTAACCGGCTTGGTGGCGGCAGGCGATGACATCTTCGTGATGTTCTACGACACCACCAACAGCCGGGCGGTGGTCGGCTTGGTTGACTCGGGTGTGAATACGACGGTGGAAACGACCGACACGATCACCATCATCGGCAGCATCTCGATGAGCGCGTCGGACTACGCCGCGTTCAACAATAACAACCTGGCAATCATCGCTGCCTAA
- a CDS encoding type II toxin-antitoxin system VapC family toxin: MMLLDTNVLSECMRPAPAPQVVVWLDAQTADQLWVSAISRAEIELGIALLPDGQRKDGLREAAAAMFAEDFAGRCLPFDAQAAIRYADIVARRTHAGRPITVEDAQIAAIALTHRLTLVTRNTRDFDGIEGLALVDPWQWTA; the protein is encoded by the coding sequence ATGATGCTCCTTGACACCAACGTGCTCTCCGAGTGCATGCGTCCAGCGCCTGCGCCCCAGGTGGTGGTCTGGCTCGACGCCCAAACGGCGGATCAGCTTTGGGTCTCGGCCATCAGCCGCGCCGAAATCGAGCTGGGTATTGCCCTGCTGCCCGATGGGCAGCGCAAAGATGGCTTGCGCGAAGCGGCGGCAGCCATGTTTGCCGAAGACTTTGCCGGACGCTGCCTGCCCTTCGATGCGCAGGCGGCCATCCGCTATGCCGACATCGTGGCGCGACGCACCCACGCGGGGCGCCCGATCACCGTCGAAGACGCCCAGATCGCCGCCATTGCCCTGACGCACCGCCTGACGCTGGTCACCCGCAATACGCGCGACTTCGACGGCATCGAAGGTCTGGCGCTCGTTGACCCGTGGCAGTGGACGGCATGA
- a CDS encoding glycosyltransferase: MKLLVLHQNFPGQFKHLAPALAAEGHEVVALTLQKVPATTWQGVRVMPYAVARGTSPTVHPWVADFETKVIRAEAAFRAMRALNAQGFTPDAVIAHPGWGESLFVKEVWPRTKLGIYGEFFYHPHGADVGFDPEFPSTDPEGEACRLRLKNLNHLLHFDVADAGISPTHWQASTFPEPFRSKITVVHDGIDTDAIAPNPHVSLTLTPQAGEPITLTRHNEVITFVNRNLEPYRGYHIFMRALPEILKRRPNARVLIVGGNEVSYGARPDPQRYGNRTWQQIFIDEVHPRIPDADWARVHFLGNIPYQHFIALLQLSTVHVYLTYPFVLSWSLLEAMSAGCAIVASDTPPLHEAIRHDETGRLVNFFDVAGLANEVCALLDDPAVRQRLGANARAFAQAHYDLKTVCLPRQLKWVRAVAG, encoded by the coding sequence ATGAAGCTCCTCGTCCTCCACCAGAACTTCCCCGGCCAGTTCAAGCACTTGGCACCCGCCTTGGCGGCTGAGGGGCATGAGGTGGTCGCCTTGACGCTCCAGAAAGTCCCGGCCACCACCTGGCAAGGGGTGCGGGTGATGCCCTATGCGGTGGCCCGCGGCACCTCACCCACGGTGCACCCGTGGGTCGCCGATTTCGAAACCAAGGTGATTCGGGCCGAAGCTGCTTTCCGGGCGATGCGCGCCTTGAACGCTCAGGGCTTTACGCCCGATGCAGTGATCGCCCACCCCGGCTGGGGCGAGAGCCTTTTTGTCAAGGAGGTGTGGCCGCGCACGAAACTGGGGATCTACGGCGAATTCTTCTACCACCCACACGGGGCCGATGTGGGGTTCGACCCCGAATTCCCCTCGACCGACCCGGAAGGCGAAGCGTGCCGGCTGCGGCTCAAGAACCTCAACCACCTGCTGCATTTCGACGTGGCCGATGCGGGGATTTCGCCCACCCACTGGCAGGCAAGCACCTTCCCCGAGCCGTTTCGATCCAAGATCACCGTGGTGCACGACGGCATCGACACCGACGCGATCGCGCCCAACCCGCATGTGTCGCTAACCCTCACGCCCCAAGCTGGCGAGCCGATCACCCTAACCCGGCACAACGAAGTGATCACCTTCGTCAACCGCAACCTCGAACCCTACCGTGGGTATCACATCTTCATGCGCGCATTGCCCGAGATTCTCAAGCGCCGGCCGAACGCCCGCGTGCTCATCGTCGGCGGCAATGAGGTGAGCTACGGCGCGCGCCCCGACCCCCAGCGCTACGGCAACCGCACCTGGCAGCAGATCTTCATCGACGAGGTGCACCCGCGTATTCCGGATGCCGACTGGGCGCGGGTGCACTTCCTGGGGAACATCCCCTACCAGCACTTCATCGCGCTGCTGCAACTGTCGACCGTGCATGTCTATCTCACTTACCCGTTTGTGCTCTCGTGGAGCCTGCTGGAGGCGATGAGCGCGGGCTGTGCGATCGTGGCGAGCGACACGCCGCCGCTCCATGAGGCGATTCGCCACGACGAGACCGGGCGGCTCGTGAATTTTTTCGATGTCGCGGGGCTGGCCAACGAGGTGTGCGCGCTCCTTGACGACCCTGCAGTCCGGCAGCGCCTAGGGGCCAATGCGCGAGCATTCGCCCAGGCGCACTATGACCTCAAGACGGTTTGCCTGCCCAGGCAGCTTAAGTGGGTGCGGGCAGTGGCGGGGTAA
- a CDS encoding DUF3782 domain-containing protein, translating to MSTTAAEMSWDEIKALVAELAIQSKDTDRKFQETDRKFQETDRKFQETEAQMRETRRLVERISRDLGRLGNRLGEFVEEMVEPAVVALFQARGLKVHRTMQDLTCRDDDGRLLAQVDLAVIDSDTLIAVECKSHLSVDDVNEHLERLAHFKTYWPEYGGYKLLAAVAAMVVPEEVAAYAYRKGLFVLAPSGETMRLLNDEAFQPKAW from the coding sequence ATGAGCACCACCGCCGCCGAGATGAGCTGGGACGAGATCAAGGCCCTCGTGGCAGAACTCGCCATCCAAAGCAAGGATACCGACCGCAAGTTCCAGGAAACTGACCGCAAATTCCAGGAGACCGACCGCAAATTCCAGGAGACCGAAGCGCAGATGCGCGAGACCCGCCGCCTGGTTGAGCGCATCTCGCGGGATCTGGGTCGCCTGGGCAATCGGCTGGGCGAGTTTGTCGAGGAGATGGTCGAGCCGGCTGTGGTGGCGCTTTTCCAGGCGCGGGGCCTGAAAGTGCACCGCACGATGCAAGACCTCACTTGCCGCGATGATGACGGACGGCTACTGGCGCAAGTCGATTTGGCGGTCATCGACAGCGATACCCTCATTGCCGTTGAGTGCAAAAGTCACCTCTCGGTCGATGACGTCAATGAACACCTCGAGCGCCTGGCGCACTTCAAGACGTATTGGCCGGAGTATGGCGGCTATAAGCTTTTGGCGGCAGTCGCTGCCATGGTCGTGCCCGAGGAAGTCGCTGCCTACGCCTATCGTAAGGGGCTCTTTGTACTTGCCCCCTCAGGCGAGACGATGCGGCTGTTGAACGACGAGGCGTTCCAGCCCAAGGCGTGGTAG